Sequence from the Sphingomonas suaedae genome:
CCTCGAAATAATTGGTGAAGTCGTAACGGGTCGATCCGTTCAGCACGCCGCCCGCATTGCTGATCGTGCTGATATGCACGCCCTTGGGCGCGTTCTTCGATCCCTGGAACAGCAGATGTTCGAACAGATGCGCAAAGCCGGTGCGCTCGCGCGGTTCGATCCGGAACCCGATGCCGTAATAGACGCCGACGGTGACGGTCGGGCTGATGTTGTCCTTCGCCAGCACGACGCGCAGCCCGTTGGGCAGCGTGAAATATTGCGTTTCGACCTTCAGCTTCGCGGGCGCCTCTTGCGCCTCCGCGGGCATTGCCGCCAGCCCGAGCGGCAGCGCCGCCCCGGCAAGCGCAAGCGCCGCCACCCATCGTTTCATCATCATGATCATCCCCTCTGGATACGAACTGTATTAAGCTATCAGTACAGCGCGAGGGGGCAAGGGTATTTGCGGCGTCAGATCCCGCCCGACATGACCGCGCGCCCGCTTTCTTCCAGCCGCCGGGTCAGATCGTCGATGCACGCCTGAACCAGCGCGGGGTCGGTCGCACGCACCACGAAATTCGCGCCGGTACGCCCTTCGCGGAAAAAGGGGTAGCTGCCGATCGCGACGCCTTCATGCGCCTTTTCGGTCTCGCGCAGCAGATCGGCGATCTCGCTTTCCGCGACCCAGCAGCCGATCGTTCCGCTCACCACCGGCTTTCCGCCCTCCAGCGTGCCGGTCAGCGCGTCGAGCATCCCCGCAGTGATCGACGGCACCCCGGCAAGGATCAGGATATTGCCGATGCGAATGCCCGGCGCGCCCGACATGCGATTGACGATCAGGTCCGCGCCCTCCGGCACCCGCGCCATCCGCAGCCGCGCGTCGGTCAGGCCACCGCGCGTCTCATAATGTTTCTCCAGCACCGCGCGCGCCTGGGGGTGGACCACCACCGGCACGCCAAGCGCCGCCGCGATCGCATCGACGGTGATGTCGTCATGCGTCGGCCCGATTCCGCCGGTGGTGAAGCAATAGTCATAGCTGGTGCGGATCGCGTTCACCGCTGCGACGATCCGCTCCTGAACGTCCGGCACCACGCGCACTTCGGACAGGCGAATGCCCTGGACGTTGAGCCACAGCGCGATCTGCGCGACATTCTTGTCCTGGGTCCGACCCGAAAGGATCTCGTCGCCGATCACGACAAGTCCTGCTGTCCAGATGCGTTCGCTCATATCGAACGCCATAGCGTGCACCCGCGGCCTCGCAAAGCGCCGACATTTCCCCTATATCGTCGCGATGACCGACTATGTTGCCGTAACCGCCGACACGAACTTCGCCCGCGACGGGGCGATCAAACTCTACGGGTCCGACGGGTTCGCCGGAATGCGGGCCGCGGGCAGGCTCGCTGCGGAGATTCTCGACGCGCTCGTGCCGCATGTCGTGCCCGGCGTGACCACGGCGGAGCTCGATGACATCGTCCACCGCATGACGCTCGACGGCGGCGCGGTCCCCGCGACGCTGGGCTATCGCGGCTATACGCACAGCTGCTGCATCAGTATCAACCATGTCGTCTGCCACGGCATTCCGGGGTCCAAGACGCTGAAGGATGGTGACATCGTCAATATCGACGTCACGCCCCTGCTCAACGGGTGGCACGGCGACACCAGCCGCATGTATCTCGTCGGCGACGTGCCGCTGAAGGCACGCCGCCTCGTCGACGTCACCTATGAGTGCCTGATGATCGGCATCGAGCACGCAAAGCCCGGCAACACGATGGGCGATATCGGACACGCGATTCAGCGCCATGCCGAAAAGCACCGCTATGGCGTCGTCCGCGACTTCTGCGGCCATGGCCTTGGCCGCGTGTTTCACGACGCGCCCGAAGTCGTCCATGTCGGCCGCCCCGGCACCGGGCCTGAGCTGCGCCCCGGCATGTTCTTCACCATCGAACCGATGATCAACATCGGTCGCCCCGACGTGAAGCTGCTCGACGATGGCTGGACGGCGGTCACGCGCGATCGCTCGCTCTCGGCGCAATTCGAACATTCGATCGGCATTACCGAAACCGGATGCGAGATATTCACCCAGTCGCCCACCGGGCGCCACAACCCGCCGTATCTGTGAGGGTTGGCGCATAATGGCCGAGGGAAAGTTCGAGCGCCACCGCCAGCCATGGCGGCAGGACGAGATTCAGAAGCTGCATACGCTGGCGAAGAAGGGCATGGCGCTGAAGGCCATCGCCAAGGCGCTGACCCGCAGCGAGGAATCGGTCAAGGACCGCGCCAAGGAAGACGGCCTGACCATCGCGAAGTTGCGGTGAGGGTTCAAATCCTCCCCGGAACGGGGAGGGGGACCGCGACGCGAAGCGGCGTGGTGGAGGGGGGCCGAGGCACCGGACTCCCTTGCCTCCCGCCCCCTCCACCATCCTTCGGATGGTCCCCCTCCCCGTTCCGGGGAGGATTATGAACTACGACGCCATCATCCTTGGCGCAGGCGCAGCCGGCCTGATGTGCGCGCTCACCGCCGGCCAGCGCGGCCGCCGCGTGCTGCTGATCGACCATGCCGATCAGGTCGGGAAAAAGATCCTGATCTCCGGCGGCGGCCGCTGCAATTTCACCAATCTCGGCATCGCCCCCGACCGCTACCTCTCCGCCAACCCGCATTTCGCCAAGTCCGCGCTGCGCCGCTACACCCAGCATGATTTCATCGACCTGGTCGACCGGCACGGCATCGCCTGGCACGAAAAGACGCTCGGCCAGCTCTTCTGCGACGGCAGCGCCAAGCAGATCGTCGCGATGCTGCGCGACGAATGCGAAGCGGGCGGCGTCGAAATTGCGCTCGGCCACGCGATCCGCGACGTGACCCACGCCGACGGCAGCTACACCGTCACCTGGGGCGACCGCAGCGTCAGCGCCCCCGCGCTCGTCATCGCCACCGGCGGCCCCTCGATCCCCAAAATGGGCGCGACCGGCTTCGCCTATGACCTCGCCCGCAAGTTCGGCCTCAAGGTGGTCGAACCCCGCCCCGCGCTCGTCCCGCTCACCCTCGGCGGGGACGAGGTGCTGTTCCGCGAACTCTCCGGCGTCGCCGCCCCGGTCGCCGCCCGCGCCGGAAAAACCAGCTTCCGCGAAGCCGCCCTGTTCACCCATCGCGGCCTGTCCGGCCCGGCGATCCTCCAGATCAGCTCCTATTGGCGCCACGGTCAGCCGGTCGCGATCGACTTCCTGCCCGACCGCGCCCCCGGTTGGCTGACCGAGGCGAAGCGCAACGCCCCGCGCACCACCCTGCGCAAGCTGCTCGGCGACGCCCTGCCCAACCGCCTCGCCGACACGCTAGCCGACCAGCTCGGGCTCGACGGCGAACTCCACGCCGCCGCCGGCAAGCGCCTCGCGCAAGTCGAACGCGCTCTCGCCGCCTGGGCCTTCCACCCCAACGGCACCGAAGGCTATGCCAAGGCCGAAGTGACGATCGGCGGCATCAGCACCGCCGAACTCTCCTCCCAGACGATGGAGGCCCGCGCCGTCCCCGGCCTCTACGCGATCGGCGAAGCGGTCGACGTCACCGGCTGGCTCGGCGGCTATAATTTCCAATGGGCCTGGTCGAGCGGCTGGGCTGCTGGGATGGCGGTTTGACCTGCTAAATTCCTCCCCTGCACGGCAGGGGAGGTGGCATTGCGCAGCAATGACGGAGGGGCCGCCCCGAAGAGGGCGGAACTTTGCCGAGCTGTTCACGGCCCTCTGCGGGGCCGCCCCTCCACCACGCCCTTCGGGCGCGGTCCCCCTCCCCTGAGGCAAGCTCAGGGGAGGAATTTACGCGCAGCCCCCGCCCGATTTCGACCGTTGCCGCCGCCGTTCCCCGATGCCACAACGCCGTGCGGAAGGAACCCGATGCGCACCACCGCCATTGTCTTGTCGTTGCTGCTTGTCCTCCCCGCCGCTGCGCAGGACGCCCCTCCCCCCGCGCTCCCCACCCTCAGCGCACAGGATCAGGCCCGCGCCGACACCCTGCTGATCCAGGCCGCCGAACACCTCATTGCCGGACGCCGTGCCGATGCCGCGCCGCTGATCCGCGACGCGCTCGCGCTTGCCGGTCCCGCCGACGATGTCGCGAAGCTGCAAGGCCAGACCCAGTTCGAAATCTATTCGCGCTGGCTCGACGCCCGCGCCGCCGCAATGAAGGCGCGCGACTTCGCGACCTTCGCCCGCTGGGCCTGGCTCACCGCCGCCTATCGGATGAAGGGCACGGCCGAGCGGACCAGCGAGACCGGTCCGGTCGCATCCGACGATATCGACGACATCTTCTTCATGACCTACGGCCTCGTCCTTGCGGGCGAGGAGGATCGCGCCCGCGCCTTTCTGGCCCCCTTCGCCGCCGCACCCGACCCCAGCTTCGAAATCGCCTTTGCCACGGACATGGCGGGGCGTGCGGTCAGCGTCCAGAATTGGGGTGGACAGGACAAGCCCCGTGCCGCGCGCCTCGTCGCCTTCGCCATCGCCGCTTTCGACCGCCCCGCCGCCCGTGCGCCCGATGCGGTGCGCGACCTTTACCGCGTCCAGGGCCAGATCCTGCGCACCGCCGGAGACTTTGCCGGTGCCCGCGCCGCCTATGCCAAAGCGCGCAAGCCCGGCACGCCGCCCGCCGACGCGGAACTCGCGCTGATGTTCGCGATGGGAGAGGTCGATGCGGGCGTCCGCGCCGTCCAGCAGATGCTGGGCGAATCCCCCTCCCCCGCCCTCTCGCGCGCGGCGGCTGACAAGCTGGTCGAGATCGCGGGCCAGACCGGCAGCGGCAACGCCGCCACCATCGCAATCTATGAGCGCGTCTATCCGGTCTATCAGCGCCTGCTGAAGTTCGACGATCTCAAGCTCCAGAATGCCGGATCGGTGCTCGCCAACCTCTATGTCGAAACCGGCGAACCGGCGCGCGCCGAGCCGATTCTGACCGGCCTGCTCGCCAGCGCCGAGAAACGCTGGGGGCCGGAGTCCAACGGTGCACTGACATACGTTCTCGAACTCGCCGGAGCGGTCGAGGCGCAGAACCGGCTGGCCGAGGCGGAATTGCTCTATCGCCGCATCTGGAACCTTTCGCTGCGCTACGACAATTACGAGCCGGACGATTCGCGCGAGGCGTTCGAGGGGATTACCCGCACATTGCTGGCGCGCGGTCTGGTGGCCGACGCACTTGCCTTCACCGCTGACGGCATCGCCCGCGTCCGCGCGGCCGGGGACGAGATCAATGTCTGGCGCCGCATGTTCTACCTGCTCGCCCGCGCCGACGCGCTCGAAGCGTCAGGCGCGCTGGCGGATGCGGAGACGCTGGCGCGGGAAGCCGTGTCGCTCGGCGACAGCGACGAAAAGATGAACATCGCCGCCGCCTTCGACGATCCCAATGTCTTCGCCCGCGCCCGGCTCGCGCATTTGCAGGAGCGACAGGGTCGCGCTGCGGAGGCCGAGCCGATCCGCCGCCTGCTGCTCAGGAAGATCGAGCAGAACGACATGATCCCCTGGGAGGGCGAATATCGCACCGCCGCCCTGCTCGCGCTTGCCGCGAACCTGACGATGCAGGGGAAGGAGGAGGGAACGAAGCTGTTCGGCGAGCGGCTGGCGGCGAGCACGCGGATCTACGGCACCGACAGCCCCCAGTCGCTCGACGTCGCCGAGCCCTTCGCGCGCGCACTGCTGCAATCCGGCCGTGCGGGCGCGGCGCTCACCCCGGCCCGCGTCGCGCTCGCGGCGCGGACCTCGGCGCGCTTCGTCGGCGATGCAGCGCGGGCGAGCGCCAGCGACATCGCCCTCGCCCGCAAACGCACCGAAGCCGCCCGGCTGATGGTCGAGGCGGCATGGCAGGCGAGCCGAAGCGGCGGCTAAGGCAGACCGTTCAACCCTACCGCTTCTTCCCCTGATGGCGGATATTCGCCGGTCGCCCGCGCCGGTGCAGCGGGCGCGGCGGTCCGCCCTTGCGGCGGCGGTCGCCATCGCCACCCGGCCCCGACCCGCTGCCCTTGCCGTCGGGCAGTTCGAAGCGCAGCGCGCCGGACACCGGGTTCGCCTCGGCGAGCCGCAGCTTGAGCCGCTGGCCCAATGCGAATTCTTCCCCGGTCTCTTCGCCCACCAGTCGCTGCGCCGCCTCGTCATAGCGGAAATATTCGCGGCCCAGATCGCGGACCGGGACCAGCCCGTCGCCGCCGATCCCCTCAACCGTCGCGAAGAATCCGAAATTCTGCACGCCGGTGATCCGCGCCTCCAGCACCTCGCCGACATGGCTGGCGAGATAGGCGGCGACATAGCGGTCGATCGTGTCGCGCTCCGCCTCCATCGCGCGGCGCTCCAGCTTGCTGATGAGTTCGCCGGTCCGCTCCATGTCCTTGTCGGACGGCAATTCGCCGCCCGGACCCAGCTTGAACGCCTCGGTCAGCGCGCGGTGAACCACCAGATCGGCATAGCGGCGGATCGGCGAGGTGAAATGCGCGTAGCTGCCCAGCGACAGTCCGAAATGCCCGGCATTCTGCGGGCCGTAATAGGCTTGCGTCTGGGTCCGCAGCACCTGGGTCATCACCTCGGCGTGAAAATCCGCCTCCTTGGTGCGCGCGATGACATGGTTGAACGTCTTGGGCCGGATCACCTGCCCCAGCGCGAATTCGACATCGAGCGTCTTGAGATACTCCTTGAGCGCGACCAGCTTTTCGCGGCTCGGCGGCTCGTGGATGCGGTACATCACCGGCGCCTTCTTCTTTTCCAGCGCCTTTGCCGCCGCGACATTCGCCGCGATCATATAATCCTCGATCAGTTTGTGCGCGTCGAGCCGCTCGCGCGGTGCGACCGACAGGATGCGCCCCTTCTCGTCGAGCACGATCCGCCGTTCGGGCAGGTCCAGATCAAGCGGCTCGCGCTTCGCCCGCGCCTTGTTGAGCGCCGCCCAGCAGTCCCATAGGGGTTGGAGGATTTTCCTTAGCCCCTCCCCTTCAGGGAAGGGGTTGGGGTGGGGCAGTGCGTCAGCCGCGTCGTCCGGAGGTGAGGCCCCACCCCCAACCCCTCCCCTGAAGGGGAGGGGCTTTTCATCAATGGTCGCCTGCGCATCCTCATAGGCGATATTCGCCGCCAGCTTCACCACCGCCCGGCTGAACCGCCAGTCCCGGATCTCGCCATCCGCCGAAATCCGCATATGGCACGCCAGCGCCGCGCGCTCGACGCCCTGCTTCAGCGAACAGACATCCGCCGAGAGGACCTCGGGCAGCATCGGCACCACGCGGTCGGGAAAATAGACGCTGTTCCCCCGCTTGCGCGCCTCGCGGTCGAGCAGCGATCCGGGACGGACGTAGAAGCTGACGTCCGCGATCGCGACGATCGCCTTCCACCCGCCCTTGTTGGCGGGGTCGTCGTCGGGCGTCGCCCACACCGCATCGTCATGGTCGCGCGCATCGGCGGGATCGATCGCGACGATGGGAAGGTCGGTCAGGTTCTCCCGTCCCTCACCCAGCGGCTGCTTCGCCACCCGCTCCGCCTCGGCCAGCAATTCCTCCGAAAACACGTTCGGAATCTCATGCTTGTGGATCGCGATCAGCGAAAAGCTGCGCGGCGCGAACGGATCGCCCAATATCTCCGTCACCTTGGCGAAGGTGCGCGATCCCCGGCCGCTGATGTCAGCCATCACCAGATCGCCCGGCTCGGCGCCGTTGCGCTCCGAAATGACGGGGCTTGCGCGCTCCTTCTTCTCCAACCCCTGGAGATAGAGCCGCCCGCCCTCTTCCTTTACGACGCCCAGAATCGCCTCGTCGCCCTTGGCGAGCTTCTTCATCGGATGGGCAATCCAGCCCTTCCCCGCCTCTTCGGTGCGCGCGAGGATGCGGTCGCCGACACCCAGCGCGCCACCCGGCCCGCGCCTCTCGCGCACGCGCAGCCGCGGCACGGGAATGCCCTCGGCTTCCCAGCGCTCCGGCACCGCCCAGACGGTATCGCCATCGGCCTCGACGATGCGCAGCACCGTCACCTTGGGCACGCCGCCCATCTTGTGAAACGCGCGGCCGGGCGCGGTATCGACCAGCCCCTCGTCCGCCATATCCTTGAGCAGCGCCTTGAGCGCGATCTTCTCCTGCCCCGACAGGCCGAATGCGCGCGCAATCTCGCGCTTGCCCGCTGGCTTGTCCGACGACGTGATGAAATCGATGATCTGCTGCCGCGTGGGCATACCCGGCGCGGGCTTGTTCTTTGTTTTGTTCTGTCTTGTCATTGAACCCCAAGATAGTGCGCGGCGCCACCAAGTCCAATCTCCCCAACGAAATATGCGGCATCGATCGCGCCCGGCCCGCACAGCGGCGCCTATGATAGGTCAAGATACCCTACCCGCAGGATCCCGGCTCATGAAGGTAACCCGTCGCCACCTGTTCGCAGCCCTCGCCGCAGGGAGCGCCGCGCTCGCCAGCCGACCGCTGATCGCGTCCGAAGGCGTCAAATCGGCGATCACCCCCGACGCGGCATTGGCGACGCTCAAAAAGGGGAACCAGGCGTTCACCATGGGCCATGCGTTCAACTACGGCCTGAACGACAGCCAGCGCCGCGCCTTTCTGGCCGGCCAGCGCCCCTTTGCGACGATTGTTTGCTGTTCCGACAGCCGCGCGGCCCCGGAACAGATTTTCGAAACCGGCGTGGGCCAGCTGTTCGTCGTGCGCAATGCGGGGAGCACGGTAGCCAATCCCCAGGCGATGGGCAGCATCGAATATTCGGTCGCCCATCTGGGCGTTCCACTGGTCGTCGTCCTCGGTCACACCTCCTGCGGCGCCGTGAAGGCCGCGATCGACGTGGCGGACAAGAAGGCGGTTCTTCCGGGCAGCCTTGGCGCGATGGTCGATCCGATCGTGCCTGCGGTGCACACCGCGCAAAAGATCGCCGGCGACCTGGTCGAAAATTCGATCCGCGAAAATATCCACCATGTCGTCCACGACCTGCGTGCGCCCGGCCAGCGGTTGCTTGCCGAACCACGCCGGTCCGGCAAGCTCAAGATCGTCGGCGCCGAATATCATTTCGCATCGGGGATCGTCGAGTTTTTCGACGTCGAATAACGGTCAGAACCGCGGCGGTGCGCCGCCCGCGCGGTACGCCGCCAATGCCCTGCGCACTCGGTCCGCCGCGCCGGGCATCCCGGCCGCGCGCAGCAGCGCTTCGTGGTCCGCGCCGAGCATCGCCACGACGCGATCGCCGCGCCACGACTGCACGACCAGCCGGTCGAGCAGTCCGCGCTGCACCGCGATCGCCTGGGCCAGCTTGGCGCCGCCCTGCGCCGCCAGCGCATGGGCGAGTCCGACACGGGCGCGCACCTCCTGCGCCGTGGCGATCAGCGGCGCTCCAGCCTGGACTGCAAGCGCGCGATAGCGTTGTTCCGCTCCCGCCCAGTCCTTCGCCGCCAGCGCCATATCGGCCGCCCGCCATTCCGCCTCCGCCGGAAACCTCTCCTGCGCCGCGGCAAAGGCGGCGCGAACCAGCCCCAAAGCGCGCCCGCGCTGGATCTTGAACCGGGCAATATCGCGCGCCTGCACCTCGCCCGACGGGCGGTCGTGTCGGAATGCGGTGGCGGTCCGAAAGCTCGCCCGCGCCAGCTCCACCGCCTCGCTGCCCCGCCCCAGCGCCAGCAGCATATCGGCGGTCTTGTCGAGATAGCTGGCGTCCCCGGTCGCGGTCATCCGCTCCGCTCCCGGCCCATCCACCGCGATCGTGCGCCGCTGCCGGTCCACCGCAATCGTCCAGCGTTGCCGCACCAGCACGTCGCTCGGTCCCGACTGACGCTCGCGGATCGCGGCAATGGCGTCCAGGCCGTAGCGGATCGCCCCGCGCGCCTCATTGCCCATCGCGCCTTCTTCCTGAAGCGCGGCCATCGCCGCCTCGATCTCGCCGATTCCCGCATCGGGCCGGCCCTGTTTCTCCAGCACGTCGGCCAGTTCCACCGCACAGGGTATCCGGTCGAGGCTCATGCACTCATACTCCGGATTGTCCGCCATCCGTGCCCGAATGGCCGCTTCCTGCGCGCGCAGGTCTTCGGGCGACTGCGCAGCCGCAACCGCAAGCAGGATCGACAGGCCAAGCCCCATCCCGCCATCGTCGCCGCGCCTGCCCTGGGGGTCAACCGTCGAAACCGGTCGATCCGCCGCGCGCAAGCCATTAGGCTGTCGGCGTGACCTATGACCTTCTGATTGCCGGCGGCGGAATCAACGGCTGCGCCATCGCCCGCGAAGCCGCGCTGCTGGGGCTCAAGACGTTGCTCGTCGAACGCGATGCCCTTGCCGCGCACACCTCTTCGGCGTCGAGCAAGCTGATCCATGGCGGACTTCGCTACCTCGAAACCTATGAATTCCGGCTGGTGCGCGAGGCGCTGCACGAGCGCGAGCGGATGCTCGCCACCGCCCCGCAACTGATCCGCCCGATGGCGTTCGTGCTGCCCCACGCGCACGCCGTCCGCCCCTGGTGGATGGTCCGCGCGGGGCTGTATCTCTACGATCTGCTCGGCGTCGGCTCTTCGCTCCCGCGTTCACGGTCGCTAGGCCGCGATGATCCACGCCTCGCCCCGCTGATCCCCGACAGCAGCGGCTTCCTCTATTGGGACGCGCAGGTCGATGACGTCGCGCTGACCCGCGCCAACGCCGCCGACGCTATCGCCAACGGCGCGGAGGTCGTCACCGGAGTCGCGGTCACCGGCGCGCGGCGTGGCCACACCGGCTGGGACATCGCGCTGTCCGACGGGCGCACCGTCGCTGCACGCGCGATCGTCAACGCTGCCGGGCCGTGGGTGAAGCAACTGCTCGCGACCCTCGCCATCCCGACCGACAGCGGCCTGCGGCTGGTCAAGGGCAGCCACATCACCGTCCCCGCTTTGTGGGAGGGCGATCACGCCTATATCCTGCAACAGCCCGACCGCCGCGTCGTTTTCGCCGCGCCGTGGCAGGGGCAGACGATGATCGGCACCACCGATGTCCCGGTCGCTCATCCCGATGACGCGGGGATCGATGCAGCGGAAATCGACTATCTCTGCGCCGCCGCAAATCGCTACTTCAGACAGCAGATCGCCCCTGCGGACGTCACCGGCACCTGGTCCGGCATCCGCGCGCTGCATGACGACGGCGCGGGCGAGGCGCGCGCCGTGACGCGCGACTACCACCTCGAACTCGACACCGACGGCGCCCCGATCCTCTCGATCTTCGGCGGCAAGATCACCACCGCCCGCGCGCTCGCCGAACATGCGATGAGGAAGCTCGCGCCCGCACTCGGCATCACCGCCCGGCCAGTCACCCGCGATCGCCCGCTGCCTTGACCGTTTCGCGCTGACGGGGCGGTGCCGCCTATCTGAACACGACTCTACTTCACTCCCGCCACCCAATCGTCGATCTTCTTCTCCAGCACCGGCATCGGCAACGCGCCGGTGTCGAGTACCGCCGCATGGAACCCGCGCGGGTCGAACTTTGCGCCCAGCGCCGCTTTCGCCTTCGCCTTGGCTTTCAGGATCGTCAGCTGTCCGATCTTGTAGGCCAGCGCCTGCCCCGGCATCGCGATATAGCGTTCGACCTCGGCGGTCGCGTCGGTCTGCGACATTGGCGAGTTGGTGACCATATAGTCGATCGCCTGGTCGCGGCTCCATCCCTTGGCGTGCAGCCCGCTATCGACCACCAGCCGCATCGCGCGCAGCATCTCGTCGGTCAGGCCACCCATGCGCTGATAGGGGTCGGTCTCCATCCCCAGTTCGGGCCACAGCGTTTCGGCGTACAGCGCCCATCCCTCGACATAGGCAGTGTTCCCGCCAAAGCGCATGAAGGCCGGAAGCGCGGCATTCTCCTGCGCCAGGCTGATCTGGAAATGATGCCCCGGCACCCCCTCGTGCAGGTACAGCGTCTCGGCGCCCCAGGTATAGCGGGTCGGCAGATCATAGGTGTTGAAATAGAAGACACCGGGCCGCGATCCATCGGGCGTGCCCTGCATATAGCTGCCCGCCGCATCGGTCTTTTCGCGATAGGCGGGGACCGGGCGGATTTCGAGCGGGGTCTTGGGGATCAGCGAGAATTGCTCGCGCACCCGCGCGTCCACACGCTTGCCGATCGCCTCATATTCCTCCCGCAGCGCGTCGGCGCTGGCGGGCTGGAAGCGTTTGTCGGTACGCAGATGGGTGAAGAATTCCTGCAGGCTGCCCTTGAACCCCACCTTCTCCTTCTGCGCCTCCATCCCGGCGGTGATCCGCTTCACCTCCGACAGGCCGAGATTGTGGACATAGTCCGCCGTCAGCGGCAGCGTTGTGTTGCTCTCGATCGCATAGGCATAGAGCGCAGCGCCGCCGGGCAGGTCCGACGTACCCACCGTATCGCGCGCGGCGGGGAGATATTCGCTTGCCAGGAAATCGCGGATTTTCTTGTGCGCGGGCAGGATCACGTCACGGATCTGCGCGGCATAGGCGGCCTTGAGCCGCACCTGATCGGCTTCCGCAATGCCATCGGGGAATTTCTGCACCGGGCCATAGAAAACGGACTCCTCCACCCCCTGCGCGATCAGATTGTCGAACTGGCCGATCATGTTGGTGACGACCAGTTTGGGCTGGACGATCCTGCGCTGCATCCCCTCACGGAACAGGCCGATCACCCGATCATACATCGCGGCATATTGAGCGTTGCGCTTGAGGTTGTTCTCATAGTCAGCAACCGTCTTGAACGGCGCCGCGCCCTGCCCCGATGCGAAGTCAGGGTAAAAGGACTGGAAGCCGGTGAAATGGTCCATCGGAAGATATTTGGACACCGCCAGGATTTCCGGACGATAGCCCTTGAGCGCGCGCAACTGATCCGCCTCGAACACGTCATAGGCAATCTTGTTGACCGGGGTCAGCTTGGCCCGGTCGATCTTGCGCAGCGCCGCCAGATCCGCCTCGTTCGCCGCCTTTTCCGCCGCGATATAGGCGTCGGTATAATAGGTACCGAGCTGGTCGGCATAGCGCTGGTCGCCGCGAAACAGCGCCATGATCGGGTTGCGCTTGAGCGACGCTTCGTCGCTTGCATGGAACAGCGCCTTCAGTTTCGCGTCCTCCGCCCCTTCACCGGGAAGAGCAGCGGGAGCAGGCTGTTGCTGCGCGGAGAGCGCGGGGATGCTGACCCCCGCGAGCAGGCTGGCGAGGATCAGGGGGGCGAGGCGCATGGCAGGGTCCTTGGCAAAGGTGTAATAGCGGCACATTACACCCTCGCCCCCGCGTCGCAAGGCTGCACCGCAATCGCGCAACCGCGGCGCGGCGTTGCCCATTTGTTAGGCAGTTGTTAACGCCCGATGGGGCTGGCGCCGCGCAATTGCGCGGCCCTGCGATCTGGCACGCCTCATGCAAAGTCGCGCGGCAGGGGCGTTCCGCTTGATCGCGATCGATATCGTCGCCAGCATCGGCGCGGTACCGGCCGATCGGGACTCGCACCGGCGTCACAGAGGGAAGAAACCGTGAAAAAGATCGAAGCCATCATCAAGCCGTTCAAGCTGGATGAGGTGAAGGAGGCGCTTCACGACGTGGGCGTCTCGGGAATCACCGTGACCGAGGCCAAGGGATTCGGCCGTCAGAAGGGGCATACCGAACTGTATCGCGGCGCCGAATATGTCGTCGATTTCCTGCCCAAGGTGAAGCTCGAAGTGGTCGTCGAGGATGCACTGGCCGAACGGGTGGTCGAGGCGATCGCCGCCGCCGCGCAGACCGGCCGGATCGGCGACGGCAAGATTTTCGTCACGACGATCGAAACCGCGCTGCGCAT
This genomic interval carries:
- a CDS encoding competence/damage-inducible protein A, whose product is MSERIWTAGLVVIGDEILSGRTQDKNVAQIALWLNVQGIRLSEVRVVPDVQERIVAAVNAIRTSYDYCFTTGGIGPTHDDITVDAIAAALGVPVVVHPQARAVLEKHYETRGGLTDARLRMARVPEGADLIVNRMSGAPGIRIGNILILAGVPSITAGMLDALTGTLEGGKPVVSGTIGCWVAESEIADLLRETEKAHEGVAIGSYPFFREGRTGANFVVRATDPALVQACIDDLTRRLEESGRAVMSGGI
- the map gene encoding type I methionyl aminopeptidase; translated protein: MTDYVAVTADTNFARDGAIKLYGSDGFAGMRAAGRLAAEILDALVPHVVPGVTTAELDDIVHRMTLDGGAVPATLGYRGYTHSCCISINHVVCHGIPGSKTLKDGDIVNIDVTPLLNGWHGDTSRMYLVGDVPLKARRLVDVTYECLMIGIEHAKPGNTMGDIGHAIQRHAEKHRYGVVRDFCGHGLGRVFHDAPEVVHVGRPGTGPELRPGMFFTIEPMINIGRPDVKLLDDGWTAVTRDRSLSAQFEHSIGITETGCEIFTQSPTGRHNPPYL
- a CDS encoding NAD(P)/FAD-dependent oxidoreductase, whose product is MNYDAIILGAGAAGLMCALTAGQRGRRVLLIDHADQVGKKILISGGGRCNFTNLGIAPDRYLSANPHFAKSALRRYTQHDFIDLVDRHGIAWHEKTLGQLFCDGSAKQIVAMLRDECEAGGVEIALGHAIRDVTHADGSYTVTWGDRSVSAPALVIATGGPSIPKMGATGFAYDLARKFGLKVVEPRPALVPLTLGGDEVLFRELSGVAAPVAARAGKTSFREAALFTHRGLSGPAILQISSYWRHGQPVAIDFLPDRAPGWLTEAKRNAPRTTLRKLLGDALPNRLADTLADQLGLDGELHAAAGKRLAQVERALAAWAFHPNGTEGYAKAEVTIGGISTAELSSQTMEARAVPGLYAIGEAVDVTGWLGGYNFQWAWSSGWAAGMAV
- a CDS encoding ribonuclease R family protein produces the protein MPTRQQIIDFITSSDKPAGKREIARAFGLSGQEKIALKALLKDMADEGLVDTAPGRAFHKMGGVPKVTVLRIVEADGDTVWAVPERWEAEGIPVPRLRVRERRGPGGALGVGDRILARTEEAGKGWIAHPMKKLAKGDEAILGVVKEEGGRLYLQGLEKKERASPVISERNGAEPGDLVMADISGRGSRTFAKVTEILGDPFAPRSFSLIAIHKHEIPNVFSEELLAEAERVAKQPLGEGRENLTDLPIVAIDPADARDHDDAVWATPDDDPANKGGWKAIVAIADVSFYVRPGSLLDREARKRGNSVYFPDRVVPMLPEVLSADVCSLKQGVERAALACHMRISADGEIRDWRFSRAVVKLAANIAYEDAQATIDEKPLPFRGGVGGGASPPDDAADALPHPNPFPEGEGLRKILQPLWDCWAALNKARAKREPLDLDLPERRIVLDEKGRILSVAPRERLDAHKLIEDYMIAANVAAAKALEKKKAPVMYRIHEPPSREKLVALKEYLKTLDVEFALGQVIRPKTFNHVIARTKEADFHAEVMTQVLRTQTQAYYGPQNAGHFGLSLGSYAHFTSPIRRYADLVVHRALTEAFKLGPGGELPSDKDMERTGELISKLERRAMEAERDTIDRYVAAYLASHVGEVLEARITGVQNFGFFATVEGIGGDGLVPVRDLGREYFRYDEAAQRLVGEETGEEFALGQRLKLRLAEANPVSGALRFELPDGKGSGSGPGGDGDRRRKGGPPRPLHRRGRPANIRHQGKKR
- a CDS encoding carbonic anhydrase, which translates into the protein MKVTRRHLFAALAAGSAALASRPLIASEGVKSAITPDAALATLKKGNQAFTMGHAFNYGLNDSQRRAFLAGQRPFATIVCCSDSRAAPEQIFETGVGQLFVVRNAGSTVANPQAMGSIEYSVAHLGVPLVVVLGHTSCGAVKAAIDVADKKAVLPGSLGAMVDPIVPAVHTAQKIAGDLVENSIRENIHHVVHDLRAPGQRLLAEPRRSGKLKIVGAEYHFASGIVEFFDVE